A DNA window from Onthophagus taurus isolate NC chromosome 1, IU_Otau_3.0, whole genome shotgun sequence contains the following coding sequences:
- the LOC111417344 gene encoding palmitoyltransferase ZDHHC8: MPKCDEKTRYIPATFAWTILLGATTLFFYYPAQYYILKYPWVPAYQGVITFFVLANFTLATFMDPGVIPKAPPDEDREDDFRAPLYKNVEVHGVTVRMKWCVTCKFYRPPRCSHCSVCNHCIETFDHHCPWVNNCIGRRNYRFFFFFLISLSLHMISIFALSLVFVLQKKERLSEVEPIVAMVLMAIVSLLAIPIFGLTGFHMVLVTRGRTTNEQVTGKFKGGYNPFSRGCWENCCYTQFGPQFPSLIKPSRYHAKRKHCSSHGPIATITNDSQVKTYMDNSNGVRNMNSNAYNKLSPGRDMSDPDLEPSASQSQDCEPTPPLQRHGSKSNFFLPPVEGESPRHPRVQYAAARHSPHPRTRGLDPNNHRSGTPETSLGAQRPSPSQRIKAIGMPTPLVMSSPIRRSNPSTPTQPRRPDFISVNTNHQNNVGPYYEFQNQGQSNQRQPSSQGITGGYASPQRRFLSEGELVRQEGQQLSYPRSNNTVDNIRELANSPQRGVYMWKDTSPGYPPPAQHPDFYRSNPTSPTQQQTYNQSQSRTYHPAMRGGVSVFPPQSPQVHRKNQLATSIGLSTMQSQQQQDARRRPMSFVRALEMSDSVEMTPGQQQQPCAVHKQQGGGGGGRPSTPDRISVYDLNYEISV; the protein is encoded by the exons ATGCCCAAGTGCGATGAAAAAACCAGGTATATACCGGCGACCTTCGCTTGGACGATACTCTTGGGCGCCACGACACTTTTCTTTTACTATCC ggCTCAGtactatattttaaaatacccATGGGTGCCGGCATACCAAGGGGTTATAACCTTCTTTGTTTTAGCAAACTTCACATTAGCCACTTTTATGGACCCAGGTGTCATACCAAAAG caCCACCCGACGAAGATAGGGAGGACGATTTTCGAGCGCCACTTTATAAAAACGTTGAGGTACATGGTGTAACTGTTCGAATGAAATGGTGTGTCACTTGTAAGTTTTATCGGCCACCACGGTGTTCACACTGTAGCGTGTGTAATCATTGCATAGAG acATTTGATCATCACTGCCCGTGGGTGAATAACTGTATTGGCAGGAGAAActatagattttttttcttttttctaatATCGCTCAGCCTGCATATGATAAGCATATTCGCACTTAGTCTAGTGTTTGTACTTCAAAAAAAGGAGAGACTATCTGAAGTGGAACCAATCGTCGC AATGGTGCTAATGGCTATTGTATCATTACTGGCAATACCAATATTTGGACTGACTGGCTTCCATATGGTCTTGGTTACGAGAGGTCGCACTACGAATGAACAAGTCACCGGCAAGTTCAAAGGCGGTTATAATCCGTTTTCTAGAGGTTGCTGGGAGAACTGTTGTTACACTCAGTTCGGTCCTCAGTTTCCAAG CCTTATAAAACCATCAAGATATCATGCAAAACGGAAACATTGCTCCTCCCATGGCCCGATAGCAACAATAACGAACGACAGTCAAGTGAAGACGTACATGGACAACAGTAACGGCGTACGAAACATGAATTCAAATGCatataataaa ttaTCGCCTGGAAGAGACATGTCCGATCCGGATTTAGAGCCGTCAGCGTCTCAATCACAAGACTGCGAACCCACGCCTCCGTTACAAAGGCACGGTTCAAAAAGCAATTTCTTCCTACCTCCGGTCGAAGGGGAATCTCCGCGACACCCGCGCGTACAATATGCCGCCGCGAGGCATAGTCCGCATCCGAGAACTCGAGGTCTCGATCCGAACAACCATCGAAGTGGTACGCCGGAAACGTCTTTGGGAGCCCAAAGACCATCGCCTTCGCAACGAATTAAAGCGATCGGCATGCCTACTCCACTCGTTATGTCTAGTCCAATTCGaag ATCAAACCCCAGTACCCCAACGCAGCCCCGCCGTCCCGACTTTATCAGCGTAAACACGAACCACCAAAATAACGTCGGTCCGTATTACGAATTCCAAAATCAAGGTCAATCGAATCAAAGGCAACCATCTTCGCAGGGAATTACTGGTGGTTATGCCAGCCCCCAGAGGAGGTTTTTATCAGAAGGTGAACTTGTGCGACAGGAAGGGCAACAATTATCGTATCCACGATCTAATAATACCGTTGATAATATTAGAGAATTGGCCAATTCGCCGCAACGAGGTGTTTATATGTGGAAGGACACATCACCTG gttatccaCCACCTGCACAACATCCAGATTTTTATCGTTCGAATCCAACAAGCCCAACGCAGCAGCAAACGTATAACCAATCGCAATCGAGAACCTACCATCCAGCAATGCGAGGTGGCGTTTCTGTGTTTCCACCCCAAAGCCCGCAGGTGCACCGAAAGAATCAATTGGCGACCTCAATAGGTCTCTCGACAATGCAATCGCAACAGCAACAAGATGCGCGTCGGCGTCCGATGTCGTTTGTACGGGCGTTGGAGATGAGTGATTCGGTCGAAATGACGCCCGGGCAACAGCAACAACCGTGCGCTGTACACAAGCAACAAGGTGGCGGTGGTGGCGGACGACCTTCTACGCCCGATCGCATTAGTGTGTACGATCTGAATTATGAGATCTCGGTATAG
- the LOC111417327 gene encoding myb-like protein X yields the protein MDVNEEADASLSNTNEEIGNINQHVEAFSEESLYESNEEVRPPDLLPENVVVVEEAVATTMESLIVNDNVVYCVSNNNQNTESLQIHTECVTDGAVTYVTVAETANRESIVTGFVETVSCEKSGALDGGEMLSGFDNIPQDTLIVPDSSNYELPTQSYEKFVQDAIAGEIEEPAMESHETIKQEHLDSQSNSQSDNIEMRLQKLTEEQENEDYDKDENVEKTPELCNEQESDNQDVNDQHEEMEEHVIGENVSADEESETPTSESIVITTGNSAHDDNIEKQLSKIVHDEEPHQLSIAEEISRDFDDSDMEELSLTHEDHESHDNVIEEVVNIAKQLGHGPVTVTDNTGQVYYVESVEEVIVVENDGKLIDSKDCKEAASKPPPSIPSHLLGRNINNPIEDTFRNGKTPPRPRLGVKIPYKNLTSQIVSKDEITREVLQRSKSRMMHNRSSREAYFAKQLTRRLAKKITPGSKKDDQKITTPEKAKGINNTDLIAILEGKDEEKHQSEAMKDEENYVCAMDRKLERELALKQLSELPRRGRRRKNSGYDVIENVNIPPRVRKTELKQDKEQVNQDHPKEVLIQINKEDNVNEDVTMNNEINQQEQLTQSEKENEKEIEEEIVAEINEEPSPAIEKPTTRSNTQKIKIERSAESTTEEEEEQESPSKKTQKNLNINEKKCNNQPIKTYERKRKSTDENLTVAVPEKKSSRIIKKKIIWDPDDPTTSKFASEKISPQKVIPIKGTTTTVKVIVKERRKSEPQPISTLISPTKSPIKRDKTPSKIEKEPIKIEKISQKPDVSNKNKKRLTEVDKLLMDEGAVNLLYSVKNEDGAKRFTGSTISLDKIQQDLRNKTKEIKKDLSNSTDKVSPKSLRKKDTSLSTPTKKPVTPASISRKRSKDSNRSSIHSPPASPSPMIYVNHADASRIIRRHSSSSYSSNEEGDANSNELKEKKMAKKKLKRDHPAQKDHNKQEDKDLNVKNKTDATSEIDKSKNINEEIFEKFSEDNKINKYNFDYSKFNRYKAINVGQLDNLVQVCLLCNGDKEKVYLTYEVLVELTDLLKELEVDETCKLVVISSMASSFCHGINYKNLHIENEQTRKEVAQKLAKAVTNYLRVLADFPKIIVAGVQGECLGLAVTMLPLFDMVLASDSATFSIPNAKLGCAAEGGSLLSLPHLMHNALVSEMLYASKKFVAAEVLRFGMVTRVIWPEKFQKELITAVIEISTNSLQFKQITKRQLRNRMKNQIQESLAGEEDILLETWISAECQKNFENYV from the exons ATGGATGTAAACGAGGAAGCTGACGCTTCTTTATCGAATACCAATGAGGAAATTGGGAATATAAACCAACATGTTGAAGCGTTTTCTGAAGAAAGCTTATATGAAAGCAATGAGGAGGTGAGGCCGCCAGATTTACTGCCGGAAAATGTTGTTGTGGTCGAAGAGGCTGTGGCTACCACGATGGAGAGTCTTATTGTTAATGATAATGTAGTTTATTGTGtttctaataataatcaaaatactgaGTCACTACAAATTCACACTGAATGTGTAACTGATGGAGCTGTAACTTATGTTACTGTTGCTGAAACTGCAAATCGAGAATCAATTGTAACTGGATTTGTAGAAACTGTTTCTTGTGAAAAATCTGGTGCTTTAGATGGTGGTGAGATGTTATCAGGGTTTGATAACATACCCCAAGATACATTAATTGTACCAGATTCTAGTAATTATGAGTTGCCTACGCAAAGTTATGAGAAATTTGTTCAAGATGCTATAGCAGGAGAAATTGAAGAACCTGCCATGGAATCACATGAAACAATTAAACAGGAGCATCTTGATTCTCAGTCCAACAGCCAATCAGATAACATAGAAATGAGACTTCAAAAATTAACAGAAGAACAAGAGAATGAAGATTATGATAAGgatgaaaatgttgaaaaaactCCTGAGTTGTGTAATGAGCAAGAAAGTGATAATCAAGATGTGAACGACCAACATGAGGAAATGGAAGAACATGTTATTGGAGAAAATGTTAGTGCAGATGAAGAATCGGAAACTCCAACATCTGAATCAATTGTAATTACCACTGGTAACTCTGCTCATGATGATAACATAGAAAAACAACTCTCGAAAATTGTTCATGATGAAGAACCTCATCAGCTCTCGATTGCTGAAGAAATATCCCGCGATTTTGATGACTCAGACATGGAAGAATTATCATTAACACACGAAGATCATGAAAGTCATGATAATGTTATTGAAGAAGTTGTTAACATTGCCAAGCAACTGGGGCATGGTCCAGTTACTGTAACTGATAATACAGGTCAAGTTTATTATGTTGAATCGGTTGAAGAAGTTATTGTTGTTGAAAATGACGGAAAATTAATAGACAGTAAAGATTGCAAAGAAGCCGCTTCTAAACCACCACCTTCTATTCCAAGTCATTTATTGGGAAGAAACATAAATAATCCCATTGAAGATACTTTTAGAAATGGGAAAACCCCACCAAGACCAAGATTAGGAGTAAAAATTCCTTATAAAAATCTAACAAGTCAAATTGTTAGCAAAGATGAGATAACTAGAGAAGTTTTACAACGATCTAAAAGTAGAATGATGCACAATCGAAGTTCACGCGAAGCCTACTTTGCTAAACAACTCACAAGACGACTTGCGAAGAAAATTACACCTGGCTCAAAAAAAGATgaccaaaaaattacaacaccAGAAAAAGCGAAAGGAATCAACAACACAGATTTAATAGCAATATTAGAAGGAAAAGACGAAGAAAAGCACCAAAGTGAAGCTATGaaagatgaagaaaattaTGTTTGCGCTATGGATAGAAAATTAGAAAGAGAATTGGCTTTGAAACAACTAAGTGAACTCCCCAGACGGGGTCGTAGACGAAAAAATTCCGGATATGAtgtaattgaaaatgttaatattccCCCAAGAGTACGGAAAACCGAATTAAAACAAGATAAAGAACAAGTTAATCAAGATCATCCCAAAGAAGTTTTGATCCAAATCAATAAGGAAGATAATGTGAATGAAGATGTGACAAtgaataatgaaataaatcaacaaGAACAACTAACGCAaagtgaaaaagaaaatgaaaaagaaatcgaagaagaaattgtagcAGAAATAAATGAAGAACCAAGTCCTGCCATTGAAAAACCAACAACAAGATCAAAcactcaaaaaattaaaattgaacgTTCTGCAGAATCAACGacggaagaagaagaagaacaagaATCGCCATCaaagaaaacacaaaaaaatttaaatattaacgaAAAGAAATGTAATAATCAACCAATAAAAACTTACGAAAGAAAAAGGAAATCTACGGATGAAAACTTAACTGTAGCTGTTCCTGAAAAGAAAAGTAGTCGtataatcaagaaaaagatcATTTGGGATCCCGATGATCCAACCACGTCAAAATTCGCGTCCGAAAAAATTTCCCCCCAAAAAGTAATTCCAATCAAAGGAACCACAACGACCGTAAAAGTAATCGTTAAAGAAAGACGCAAATCAGAACCTCAACCAATAAGCACTTTGATATCTCCAACGAAGAGTCCAATAAAAAGAGACAAGACACCatcaaaaatagaaaaggaaccaataaaaatcgaaaaaatttcgCAAAAACCAGATGTatcgaataaaaataaaaaacgtttaactgaagttgataaattattaatggacGAAGGAGCGGTTAATTTACTTTATTCAGTTAAAAATGAAGATGGGGCGAAACGCTTTACCGGAAGTACGATTTCTTTGGATAAAATCCAACAAGATTTAAGAAACAAAACGAAAGAAATCAAAAAGGACTTATCAAACAGTACTGATAAGGTCTCCCCAAAATCGCTTCGAAAAAAAGATACTTCATTATCCACCCCCACTAAAAAACCAGTAACTCCAGCATCGATTTCTCGTAAAAGATCAAAAGATTCTAATCGTAGTTCGATTCATAGTCCGCCGGCTTCTCCTTCGCCGATGATCTACGTAAACCACGCCGATGCTTCAAGAATTATACGAAGACACTCGAGTAGTTCTTATTCCAGTAACGAAGAGGGCGATGCGAATTCAAACGAACTAAAGGAGAAGAAAATGgctaaaaagaaattgaaacgaGATCATCCAGCCCAAAAAGATCACAATAAACAAGAAGACAaagatttaaatgttaaaaataaaacggatGCTACATCGGAAATTGATaagtcaaaaaatattaatgaggagatctttgaaaaatttagtgaagataataaaatcaataagtataattttgattattcgAAATTCAATCGGTACAAAGCAATTAATGTTGGACAGTTGGATAATTTGGTTCAAGTGTGTTTGTTATGCAATGGTGATAAAGAGAAAGTTTATTTAACATATGAAGTTTTGGTGGAATTAACTGATTTGTTGAAAGAATTGGAAGTTGATGAAACCTGTAAACTTGTCGTTATAAGCTCCATGGCGTCATCATTTTGCCAtggaattaattataaaaatttacatatcGAAAATGAACAAACTAGGAAGGAAGTTGCTCAAAAATTAGCTAAAGCAGTTac GAATTATTTAAGAGTATTAGctgattttccaaaaataattgttgCTGGTGTCCAAGGAGAATGTCTAGGTCTGGCAGTAACAATGCTACCCCTTTTTGACATGGTCTTAGCGAGCGATTCAGCCACCTTTAGTATTCCAAATGCGAAATTAGGTTGTGCTGCTGAAGGTGGTTCATTATTATCACTACCGCATTTAATGCATAACGCTttg GTGAGTGAAATGTTATACGCttcgaaaaaatttgtagctgcAGAGGTGTTACGTTTTGGAATGGTGACAAGGGTTATTTGGCCAGAAAAGTTTCAAAAGGAGTTAATTACAGCTGTAATCGAAATTTCTACGAATTCGTTACAg tttaaacaaattacaaaGAGACAGTTAAGAAACAGgatgaaaaatcaaattcaagAGTCGTTAGCTGGCGAAGAAGACATTTTATTGGAAACGTGGATAAGTGCGGAGTgtcaaaagaattttgaaaattatgttTAG